The sequence below is a genomic window from Rhinolophus sinicus isolate RSC01 chromosome X, ASM3656204v1, whole genome shotgun sequence.
aatttcagtttctttggtaaaatattaattttgttcattgattttatttctgatttctttaaaCTGCCCATATGAtgtttcttgcatctcattgagtttttccaTTAATGCAATCTTggattctctgtcatttatgtcacatatgttcatgtatttaagtttattttctggagatttttaattttctttgtgagcTGCCATCTTACCTTAGTTATTCATGATAATTGAtgcattatttctcttcctaggcctCTGATGGAATGAATTCTGCAGCGGGTTGACaaaaagatgtctttcttttttcttacagtAGGTGGTTctacagtgttttattttctcttgtccttTTCAAGCTTCTCAGGGTGGAAGATTCCCTAAGGAAGTGGGCGTCTGCTCTGTGATAGTGTTGCCTCGTCTCAGGGCACCCCCATGGGAGAATGTGGTGGGTGAGGAGTTCTGAGCCCCTCAAATTCTAGCACTTCCCCTGCAACCAAATATAGAGTTGTGTGTCTCAGCAACCCTTGGTACCCCTGCTGTGATCAGCCAGGAGAGATGGGGGTGGGATGCGCTGAATGAggtggctggtgtgtttgtgtctttgttctccAAGTAATGGCTGCCTCACCCCTTAgtctcctcccttgtcactggaattagctgCAATGTGtgtctgccactcaggaactCTCTGTCCAGTTCTGAGGGCTgtaaatattctgctctttaacccGACACTCATTTCTACAGTTTCTGCTGGGGCCAGCTGCTTGCTCTGGTAGGGTAGGAGGAAGTGGCCAGgttccatggctttgttttctacCTGGCATTGAAGGCTGCTAGACCACAGCTGTTgcacttctgtatttggtctttgccaGTTGTTCTTTGCCACTAAttgctgggttcagccatattgtATGCTGATCACTCTGGCAGGAATGCTCAGAACCACAGAGACTGCACCTGCAGCCTGAATCCTCCTGTATCAGGGGACCACAGTGAGTTCTGGGCTGCGTCTTTAGCACCCATCTCTgatcttctcccttccctcctctcccgtTTGCCCCAGTTTGCCAACCTTCAGATGTTTCGATGTACAGATCTCccaatgtgtttgtgtgttgcccagggaatcctttgttgaattataggtCTTCAACTTGTTGTAAtttcaaggggagagatcaagaGGTACCCCTAATATTGCCATGTTTCTTACCtcctctatttttcattttatactttattatatatactaGTTTCCCCTTATGTAACTTCTGAAATTACTTCATCTCCCTTAATAGctcttattaaaaatgaaattattcccTTAACATAAATCAGTTAATATCAATACCACCATTAAATACTTAGATTGTCACTGAATTTCTCTCATCTTAGCTAGAATTTAATCTTCAttacattaataaaatgtatttatttactactATATCTCCAGTGTCTCAAAGAATGTTGTAACCATATTAGCCACTCAATATTGGCATGCCAAAAATTAACAAAGTTGTATTAAGTGCCATGAATTTTCGTGAAGCGTGATTCAGAAACTATTTTTTCTATCCATTCATGAGACATTTAGATTTGAACCTTCCTAAAAGCCTCTTGAAAtatcatttcaaaaattaaatgatcATTAGTCACTATTTTTTAGATCAAATTATAATAGTAAATACTGTAttcatctatatttaaaattgttttaaaattatatttttcttaaaatacacagTTGAAGAATAGATTTCAATTTGCTAAGTTTCATTCTTGTAAGTAAATATGACATGACAAACGTTTCccttgctgtattttttttttataatttattttttaaatttattggggtgacaattgttagtaaaattacatagatttcaggtgtacaattctgtattacatcatctataaatcccattgtgtgttcatcacccagagtcagttctgtatattttattaaaagaaaaggcaGATTGTTTATCAGTTTATATGAATGAGCTATTAACATAATGCTCATTTCAGttgtatgaaataaaaacaagataacCAATATACATTGACTCTCTcatatgactttttttaaaataacattggaGCAAACTGATGATTTTAATTCATTATGGCTGaaataccattttaaattttataataaacatctAATTCTTCCACCAATATATAGTATGGTTCTGGATTTGAATAAAAGCATAAGTGAATcatagcacacacaaaaaaaagaaaatccaaaaatttccagaaatatgtgcttgcttcggcagcacatataaaAAATTTGCAGAAATATCTTCAAACAATTCATGAGGAAAAATATGATTGTATTTGAGAATTGTACAAGATTATATATAGGCAATTATGACACTTTTgtaaattagaaaagatattATGACCATGTAACCTTAAATATTCTAGTGGTCTCTAAAAACCTgatatcatttattcttttttacctTTTAGGATCTTGTTTTAGAAATTGGTATGACAaaattatgggggaaaaaaaagccttaaagggggtcaaatatatgagtatggtgatggaaggaaaactgactttgggtggtgagaacacaatgtgacatatagatgatgttacagaactgtgcacttgaaacttatgtaactttactaaccattatcaccccaataaatcttaattaaaaaaaaccctaagaGTTTATCCCGTTCTTCTATGACAGAGCACATAAATATGAGATCAATTACTGATCTTAGCCACATGCCAGCAAGTTTTATGTTAAAAACATGTATTGAAGAAGTAAAAATTATAGTGTGTCTATGTGCAGCCATGCGTGTTTGTGTGTCTGCAGGGGTTCATAAATCATCACCTAAAGAATCTTAAGGTCTTCTTCTGATCTTTTCTTCACAACCTCCAGTACCGTTTTATCTCATTCATGTCTGCCAAAGTGATACAGTAATGCTGAACAGGCCTGCCCTTGAGAGCCTGTCAACACTACTCTTTAGTCAGCTAGCGAGATAACTATTTATCTGGACGGGGCTTATCTTATTGTAGTTCAGAGAGGGAgattcaaaaaatgtttgtttaattttgataaattgacCCTTATCACCACTAAGTTATTTGACTATTAAAAGACTTAAGAGTAAGAGACCCTTTGCACACTGATAAGCAGCAGCACCTAAGTGAACCCATgcacagtgtttattttataattatattaattggACCACTTAGGTGGTTCAAGCACCAGAGACTGTTCTTTAAACATTCACATAGTCTGATTTTATGGGCATGAAGAGCATATAGGTGCTATTTCCAATTTGACATTTTGGTACGTTACTTTCAGTCCATTGTGCTTACTCATCAAAAAAAAGTAAGTTAATTAAATAACGTGTTGTTAATCtccaagaaaattttcttttcaacacCTGTTCCTatagaaaaaagaggaaattctgtgtattttacacaAGGTTATAATCTTATCAgagtttcattttctcccttcGACAAAGGTTTTTGCTTGTATTTATTAGATGTGATATATGCGCTACTGTCttggatgaatgaatattttatacttgATTGTTACTTTTGGTAGTGAAAAGGCATTTTGGACGATTGAAATCtgcagtaaaatattttcattcatttggagTAACCATGGTTAATTTACTTGTATCTTCATTCACCATGTGAAACTTAgtgacaattctttttaaaaatttacatactTGGTCCTTTGGAAAACTTTAATAGTTTACATAAATGAGTTACATTCATTATCATAAAATACTAGAGCCTTACAAGCCCTCAGAACATTTTCTAGCACAActctttaattttacaaatgcCTCGAGATGCTAAGCACCTTGCTTGTAGTCATAATATTGGTTATAGACAGATTTGGAACTCAGAACTCAAGTCTTCTGACATCTATTTCTGAGCTAATCTTATGTCACATGGcttcaagaaactgaaaatgtgtctcattatataataatgtaagttaaatgtttcatttgtattttccagGGTCAAAACATTTTTGGGCTTGATATCATTGAAACACCAGAAGGAGACAAGATGCCACAACTGATTGTTCAAAAGGAGTTAGATAGGGAAGAGAAGGATACGTATGTAATGAAACTAAAGGTTGAAGATGGTGGCTTTCCTCAAAGATCCAGTACTGCTATTTTGCAAGTAAGTGTTGCTGATATAAATGATAACCACCCAGTCTTCAAGGAGAATGAGATTGAAGTCAGTATACCAGAAAACGCTCCTGTAGGTACTTCAGTGACACAGCTCCACGCCACAGATGCCGACATAGGTGAAAATGCCAAGATTCACTTCTATTTCAGCAATCTAGTTTCCAACATTGCCAAAAGGCTATTTCACCTCAACACCACCACTGGACTTATCACAATCAAAGAACCACTGGATAGGGAAGAATCACCAAATCACAAGTTACTGGTTTTGGCAAGTGATGGTGGGTTGATGCCAGCAAGAGCAATAGTAATTGTAAATGTAACAGATATCAATGACAACGTCCCATCAATTGACATAAGATACATCATCAATCCAATCAATGGCACTGTGGTTCTTTCAGAAAATGCTCCACTCAACACCAAAATTGCTCTCATAACGGTGACAGATAAGGATGCTGACCATAATGGTAAGGTGACATGCTTCACAGATCATGATATCCCTTTCAGATTAACGCCAGTATTTAGTAATCAGTTCCTCCTAGAGACTGCTACATATCTTGACTTTGAGTCCACAAGAGAATATGCCATTAAATTATTGGCCACAGATGCTGGCAAACCTCCTTTGAATCAATCATCCATGCTCCTTGTCAaagtaaaagatgaaaatgacaatgCTCCAGTTTTTACCCAGCCTTTCATAAGTGTTTCCGTTCTTGAGAATAACTATCCTGATGCCCAGTTGACAAAAATAAGTGCAATGGATGCAGACACTGGGCGTAATGCTGAGATCAGTTACCTGCTAGATGTTGATGCTCCATCTGAATTCAACCTGGATCGTCGTACAGGCATTTTGACTGCAGTGAAGAAACTGGatagagaaaaacaggaaaaatacaaCTTCACAGTTCTGGCAAAAGATAACGGAATGCCACCTTTAATAACCAATGTCACAGTTTTAGTGACAGTTCTTGATCAGAATGACAATAGTCCGATTTTCACTCACAATGAGTACAACTTCTATGTCCCAGAAAACCTTTCAAGGCATGGAACAGTAGGACTAATCACTGTAACTGATCCTGATTATGGAGAAAATTCTGCCGTTACTCTCTCCATTTTAGATGTGAATGATGACTTCACCATTGATCCACAGACTGGTGTCATCCGaccaaatatttcatttgataGAGAGAAACAAGAATCTTATACTTTCTATGTAAAGGCTGAAGATGGTGGTAGGGTATCACGTTCTTCAACCACCAAAGTGACCATAAATGTGGTTGATGTCAATGACAACAAACCCGTGTTTCTTGTCCCTTCTTCCAACTACTCCTATGAATTGGTTCAACCGTCCACTAATCCAGGCACAGTGGTCTTCATGGTAGTTGCTACTGACAATGACACTGGCATGAATGCAGAGCTTCGTTACAGCATTGTAGGAGGAAACACAAGAGGTCTGTTTATGATTGACCAAACAACAGGCAACATTACCATGAAGGAGAAATGTGTTGTTGCAGACCTTGGTTTACACAGACTGGTAGTCAAAGCTAAGGACTTAGGACAGCCCGATTCTCTCTTCAGTGTTGTAATTGTTAATCTATTTGTGAATGAGTCGGTGACTAATGCTACACTGATTCATGAACTGGTACACAAAAACATTGAAACACCAGTCACCCAAAATATTGAGATAGCTGATGTATCCTCACCAACCACTGACTATGTCAAGATCATGGTTGCCATTGTTGCTGGCACTATAACTGTCATCCTTGTTATTTTCATCACTGCTGTAGTAAGATGCCACCAATCACCACACCATAAGGCTGCTCAGAAAAACAAGCAGAATTCTGAATGGGTTACACCAAACCCAGAAAACAGGCAGATgataatgatgaagaaaaagaagaagaagaagaagaaacatgctCCCAAGAACTTACTGCTTAACCTTGTCACTattgaggaaactaaggcagatGATGCTGACAATGATGGAAACAGCATCACACTAGACCTTCCCATTGAGCTGGAAGAGCAAACTATGAGCAAGTACAACTGGGGCACTACACCTACCACATTCAAGCCTGACAGCCCTGATTTGGCCCGGCACTACAAATCTGCCTCTCCACAGCCCGCCTTCCAGATCCAGCCGGAAACGCCCCTGAATTCAAAGCACCACATCATCCAGGAACTGCCTCTTGATAACACCTTCGTGGCGTGCGATTCCATCTCCAAGTGCTCCTCTAGCAGTTCCGATCCCTACAGCGTTTCTGAGTGCAGCTATCCAGTGACAACTTTCAAGATCCCTGTGTCTGTCCACACCAGACCGGTAGGTAATCCCAGTTTCTAactaactttttaaacttttagttttttaaattattttcggTTGAAGTAAAACTTTTCAGAATCTATTGATTCAACAAGGGATCAAAATGATCAGATTTTGCAGAagtatacaaatacatacatgtacTCATTTTAAGTTTGGtagaaaatgagaacaaataacTCCTGATTGCAGGGAAATTTAGTCACAATGATGATTATAATAGGGCCAATATTGTCTGTAGATGGCAGCATGACACTTCTTGCTAGAGAATATACTGGACAAACTCCAAAATAAAGGGTCATGGCACTGTCCTCGGTACCATGGTGTGCACGAGGATCAGAACAGTCAGGGCTAGATAGATACATcacagaaaagcattttaaaatatgataaggAGGTGTTGAGAATTCCAGCTTCACTTGGGAAAATATGTCTGCCCAAGATACTCAAATAACATCAAGATATTCTCCCTATCCACCATGCCCCCAAACCCCACAATGAAAACAGTGTCATTTTCAGATTAGGAACTCACCATTATTCTGGTTCATAAAATCTATATTCACACAATGTAACAGGAATAGGATTAGAAAAATGAAGTCTTGCTACTCACTATCATCTTCAAGCCAgagaatgaaatatatatgagatctttattttagatatttatttaagtatttgcATATTTCTGCAAGGTATTGAGAGCTTTTCAGGATACATTCTTAAAAGATAATGgcttttggaaaatgaaatatgtCTGCTTCCTCTAATGGGCCTGAAGGAAAATATGTGCATATGAAGACCCAGGAAATCTGTGTACAATAATTTAAAACCcaacaaatttatgaaaacaaaagtttatatCGTGCTTTTTATCTGTATTCCAtggagaaatgaataaaaatttgtcTCAAAATTCATAAgtaaattaaatgatttaaatcaAGTCATTTCCTCAATAAAGTCAAATGATGGAATttatctactctttttttttctcaaagtcatgccatattttgcctttattattttgtctgTGTAACTCTTTAAAAGGTACTCTTCTCAGTTTCAGTGAATGAAAGATTTTGAAACCTATTCAGGGTTAATAAAACTGTAGTAATGTGAAAGTCAGTATAGGTTTCCTCTCACCAAAGTTGGAGATATTAAAGAAGCCTATCAGGattcaaaataacaatgaaaataatttaccatattttaagaaatggttTTACAAATCCAGGTCATTGAAGGATATGCATAGTTAAATTATACATTAACATTAACTCTTCTCTCTTAAGCACACAGTGAAGGTAAGATACTAATTCAATTGCAGGTGTGTTTTTTTACTATACGTTCATAGCTATGCTATTGCAATGATAAAATAGAACTCTACTCTCTTTGTAGAGAGTTTCTGTTATGCTTTGAATGAGTTAGAGGACAGTGGTCATTTGTACAATTCCAATGAGCCCCATGTTTTCCTACTTCAGTGGATTTTAGATGGGTGACAAACATAATAGATGCCTAACATTTCCTCAGcatgtgtttctgtttctatgtaaACATTGAAAAGGGCCctctcattttctgatttttgttgttattattctgtTTATTGGAAACGTTTCTCAACAGAAAAGCATCCTTTATAAATAACACTATATGTTTGTTGTATATCCTAATAGCACTTTCCCTTGGACTAAAACTGTGACTTGCTTAAAAACGTACACAAAGGTTGAGGTTTGTGAATTGCACTTGCATATCATCATTTTTAATAGATTGGCTCATGAAGTTTGTTAAAAGAGCAAGTTCTGGTTTCACCTGTTTTCGAAGGCATGGAGATATCCGATCAGATAGACTTATTTTACTTGAGCATacaggtctggcaattaagttcgcaaactcatcctagaaaaagtgctatatacctcattgctgaatatcgctgtggacaccttcgaagtactccccttgggaagctatgcaccgatgccagcgcctagtccacctttcaaagctagtttggaactctttttcttgaatggccatcagagttgtcgtcatgtcctgaatgtcatcaaaatgtcttcctttcaatatttcctttatctttgggtaaagaaagaagtcattgggggccagatcaggtgagcagaagggtgttccaatacagttgtttgtttactggctaaaaactccctcacagacagtgccctgtgagctgaattgtcgtgatgcaagagccatgaattgttggcaaaaagttcaggtcttctaacttttttacgcagccttttcagcacttccaaataataaacttggttaactgtttgtccagttggtacaaattcataatgaataatccttctgatgtcaaaaagttagcaacatcgttgcaacaaagttcgcgaacttcattatcagacctcatatgtagTAAGCAAAGCAtggatggaagaaaatattgaaatattttccaaatacctttctctttttatttatttttgatattttgtaatCTTTAATaagtcaataaatttaataagtttttccatgatggcattttttttttttagctaaggGATACTTTCCTAAACACAGGATAAATAACTTCATGAGATAggcaaaatatgaaaattaaattgtaatGAGATTAAGTTTTTGGttatcattaaatttttattagctAAAAAGACTATCTTAGAATCAGTGAGTTCTCAGATGACTTTTTCTATTGTTTCACATCTTAAAATCaggtaaattatatatttcatgTCTTTGGTGCACAGTTGGTTCAGattaattactaaatattttctgGATGTGAATTGGTGAACTTAGGCAGATTAATACGATACTAAAAAAACTGGCTTCTTATATTTTGTGCTACATTTGCAATGTTTTTCACCCTTTCTATGCACTCTTTTAATTTCTGATTAATGTCCGGAGTGGCATCCTGTATTCACTGATGTTGCACAATGTGAACAAGATGagtgataaataaaatgaaagaaaaattcattgtttcttaaggaaattctgacagtggaataaaatattactgTTAGCAGAAGGCAGAAATATTCCAATTGattttaaacaaagtaaaaaatatattttaaaagggggagTTTAaggttatttttacatttagtttttttactcatccaaaaatgaaaatgaagaaatgaaatggtTCTATTAGGCTGTAAGTTATGAGGGGATTTATcagatatttaatgttttaaaaggtaatcaaatattttctatgtttttttatGATTCTGGTATTCAGGAAAAATATGGAACATTTATTAGATAGAACTCTCTCTTTTggaaaaaaaggcatttataGGTGGGGAATATGATGCTCCTCTTtggtagaaatttttaaaaatattctggaaggcatttttgtatatattgtagtagaaatgaaaaacatgaaattataagGTTACTCTACAATTTACCTTCAATTAACATCTTTCAGAGCAAGCAGATAGCATTTGGTTGGTATGACTCTTGGAAAATAGTATCAccattttagaatcagtttttataattgttttataaaagagaTATACTGCCAAAACCATGTCTTGCTTAACACAGCTCTCccattaaaataatatgaatccTATACACttgaaaaatagaggaaaataaggGCCTTCTATGTACCAGTCACTATCTTAGACATGTATTTGAGGTActtcatttctaaaagaaaaaagaaaaaaaaaagaagaaagaaaaaagaaagaaagaaagaaagaaagaaaaagaaaacaataagccTAACAAATTTATGTGATGAGAGTTGGAATAGAGTTGCGGTTTCAGAAACGAGGTAAAACAATGGTGGAAGGTTTGGATGGTTATAATTCATGGAAGTAACCATGCCTGTAGGTATTATACATGGATTCAAAATGGTAACAGGAGTCTGCATCAGATTGAATAGGATTGGTATTCACTACTGTTAAATTCATTAACTTTGATTTTGTGCATctatattttagtaatttgaatttTGTCCATGTAGCATGCTTGGCAACTAAGACTCCAAGAACACAGCCATCTGATTTTgataatgtgttatttttcttgtccTAGACTGATTCCAGGACATCAACTATTGAAATCTGCAGTGAGATATAAAGCTTTCTAGGAACAGCATAATTTCATTCCCCTTCCAAAAAATTCCAGTGATTTGTGATTTCAAAATTTGGCTAAGatcattaattttctaatttggattttccattaaaaaggcaagcaaaacaaaaactacctTTTAAACCCCACTGAATCTTATGCTTACTTTAGCTGTAATCTcccaatcaaaatttaaaatttgtggaAGAAACAGTGTAGTGTAATAAATGAGTTTTATCATGCTGTTTCTCCCTTTGCTTCCTCTGAATGTGAACAATTGTGATGTAATATAATGTTATCTTGGTTTACAAACTGATGGTTAATATTTCAATCGTGAAACATGGAATTACTTGCCCTGTCTGATTGCTGAAGGGATTAAACATCATCTCGGGGAGTTTGGAAGTGAAGCTGAACTATCCAAGCTACCCTCTGAAAGGTATTCAGGGCAGGAGATTGTTttaagaccaaaacaaacaacaacaaaaacacttcaatttgttttttttttgtttctttgtttttttttaaatattcactaaTATAGTGTTGCTGAGAAAATTATAATTACCCATCATTCTGTTTAAAAGTTGGATGATATAAAATAATCTTactggatttttatatttattgtaatcATGTTCCAATcctttaatcattaaaaaaatatttttgttgtaatcatgtttcctttttctataaatactgaagttattttttatttatcaaaaggAGAATGTAAAGTTCTTTATACTCcctcatattttgaaaaaaagtattgATATTTCTCGTGTAATGAAACATAACCCCAGTCATATGAGAGTAGAAACAAGGATTcaaacagtatattttaaaagattttatcaATTTTGAAACTCCCTAGGAAAATATAAGGTACTAGAGTCACATCTAAATagatctattttatttatctagcattaaattactgaatatatttcattgctttgagtaattttgccttttaaaattaacttattttgcATAGTATGTCGATTAATTCATTTCCTACACAAATGACTGAATGCTTCAAGTAGGACGTGAATTATATTCTATTGAGGAAACAATGATGTGTCCAATCTTCCCCTGTATTCTTTAACCTGCTTATGACTTACTAacactactaacagaattaaaaacaaaacaagaaaacatgatTTCTTGGGACATAAAGGGAGTATAAACGACCCTTATAATCAAGacataatatatatgtttcttaGATTTTCATTCAAATGCTTT
It includes:
- the PCDH11X gene encoding protocadherin-11 X-linked isoform X3, producing MRTVPKWVLMQVFQVLCGLIQRTVTSVPGMDLLSGTYIFAVLLACVVFQSGAQEKNYTVREEMPENVLIGDLVKDLNLSLIPDKSLTSPMQFKLVYKTGDVPLIRIEEDTGEIFTTGARIDREKLCAGILLDDPCFYEVEVAVLPDEIFRLVKIRFLIEDINDNAPLFPATVINISIPENSAINSRYALPAAIDPDIGINGVQNYQLIKGQNIFGLDIIETPEGDKMPQLIVQKELDREEKDTYVMKLKVEDGGFPQRSSTAILQVSVADINDNHPVFKENEIEVSIPENAPVGTSVTQLHATDADIGENAKIHFYFSNLVSNIAKRLFHLNTTTGLITIKEPLDREESPNHKLLVLASDGGLMPARAIVIVNVTDINDNVPSIDIRYIINPINGTVVLSENAPLNTKIALITVTDKDADHNGKVTCFTDHDIPFRLTPVFSNQFLLETATYLDFESTREYAIKLLATDAGKPPLNQSSMLLVKVKDENDNAPVFTQPFISVSVLENNYPDAQLTKISAMDADTGRNAEISYLLDVDAPSEFNLDRRTGILTAVKKLDREKQEKYNFTVLAKDNGMPPLITNVTVLVTVLDQNDNSPIFTHNEYNFYVPENLSRHGTVGLITVTDPDYGENSAVTLSILDVNDDFTIDPQTGVIRPNISFDREKQESYTFYVKAEDGGRVSRSSTTKVTINVVDVNDNKPVFLVPSSNYSYELVQPSTNPGTVVFMVVATDNDTGMNAELRYSIVGGNTRGLFMIDQTTGNITMKEKCVVADLGLHRLVVKAKDLGQPDSLFSVVIVNLFVNESVTNATLIHELVHKNIETPVTQNIEIADVSSPTTDYVKIMVAIVAGTITVILVIFITAVVRCHQSPHHKAAQKNKQNSEWVTPNPENRQMIMMKKKKKKKKKHAPKNLLLNLVTIEETKADDADNDGNSITLDLPIELEEQTMSKYNWGTTPTTFKPDSPDLARHYKSASPQPAFQIQPETPLNSKHHIIQELPLDNTFVACDSISKCSSSSSDPYSVSECSYPVTTFKIPVSVHTRPSVKEVVRSHTPMKEATTMEIWIHPQPQSQRRVTFHLPEGSQESGSDGGLGDHDAGSLPSTSHALPSGYPQEEYFDHAAPNNRTEGDGNSDPESTFIPGLKKGAEITVQPTVEEASDNCTQECLILGHSDACWMPATLTHASPSNAQAPALCRSPPPTPASAHCRSPPVTQTIALCHSPPVTQAIALCHSPPPARASALHHSPPLAQATALRHSPPPAQASALSYSPPLAQPAATHRSPPLPQAAALHRSPLQPARGLQQGAGPEGLLSLDQGVQGSTRSQFYTMSERLHPGGDSMKVIPLTTFTPGQQARPPRGDSPIMEEHPL
- the PCDH11X gene encoding protocadherin-11 X-linked isoform X4; the protein is MRTVPKWVLMQVFQVLCGLIQRTVTSVPGMDLLSGTYIFAVLLACVVFQSGAQEKNYTVREEMPENVLIGDLVKDLNLSLIPDKSLTSPMQFKLVYKTGDVPLIRIEEDTGEIFTTGARIDREKLCAGILLDDPCFYEVEVAVLPDEIFRLVKIRFLIEDINDNAPLFPATVINISIPENSAINSRYALPAAIDPDIGINGVQNYQLIKGQNIFGLDIIETPEGDKMPQLIVQKELDREEKDTYVMKLKVEDGGFPQRSSTAILQVSVADINDNHPVFKENEIEVSIPENAPVGTSVTQLHATDADIGENAKIHFYFSNLVSNIAKRLFHLNTTTGLITIKEPLDREESPNHKLLVLASDGGLMPARAIVIVNVTDINDNVPSIDIRYIINPINGTVVLSENAPLNTKIALITVTDKDADHNGKVTCFTDHDIPFRLTPVFSNQFLLETATYLDFESTREYAIKLLATDAGKPPLNQSSMLLVKVKDENDNAPVFTQPFISVSVLENNYPDAQLTKISAMDADTGRNAEISYLLDVDAPSEFNLDRRTGILTAVKKLDREKQEKYNFTVLAKDNGMPPLITNVTVLVTVLDQNDNSPIFTHNEYNFYVPENLSRHGTVGLITVTDPDYGENSAVTLSILDVNDDFTIDPQTGVIRPNISFDREKQESYTFYVKAEDGGRVSRSSTTKVTINVVDVNDNKPVFLVPSSNYSYELVQPSTNPGTVVFMVVATDNDTGMNAELRYSIVGGNTRGLFMIDQTTGNITMKEKCVVADLGLHRLVVKAKDLGQPDSLFSVVIVNLFVNESVTNATLIHELVHKNIETPVTQNIEIADVSSPTTDYVKIMVAIVAGTITVILVIFITAVVRCHQSPHHKAAQKNKQNSEWVTPNPENRQMIMMKKKKKKKKKHAPKNLLLNLVTIEETKADDADNDGNSITLDLPIELEEQTMSKYNWGTTPTTFKPDSPDLARHYKSASPQPAFQIQPETPLNSKHHIIQELPLDNTFVACDSISKCSSSSSDPYSVSECSYPVTTFKIPVSVHTRPSVKEVVRSHTPMKEATTMEIWIHPQPQSQRRVTFHLPEGSQESGSDGGLGDHDAGSLPSTSHALPSGYPQEEYFDHAAPNNRTEGDGNSDPESSAEITVQPTVEEASDNCTQECLILGHSDACWMPATLTHASPSNAQAPALCRSPPPTPASAHCRSPPVTQTIALCHSPPVTQAIALCHSPPPARASALHHSPPLAQATALRHSPPPAQASALSYSPPLAQPAATHRSPPLPQAAALHRSPLQPARGLQQGAGPEGLLSLDQGVQGSTRSQFYTMSERLHPGGDSMKVIPLTTFTPGQQARPPRGDSPIMEEHPL